ACCGCCTGTTCCATGCTCTCCAGGTTGACGTCCACGCTGGTGATGGGATCCCCCACCGGCGTGCCGTTGGGCAGCATGGCCACGTGCTGTTTATCCACCGTAAACTGTACCACTTCCACATTCGGCATGGCAAGCAGGGTGCTAGCCACCGAATCGACCATGGTCCGCTCCGCGATCGCGTCGCTGCACTGGGCGCCCGTCAAATCCACCTTGGCAATGCCGCCCGCCACCGCCACGCCCACCTGGGTGTTCTCCGGCAGCGTCGTGGTCACGCCCAGTGTGCTTGCATCAGCCATGTTTTCCGCGTTTGAGACCAGCTTGGAGAGCGCCTCCTGCGCGATGTCGCCGTCCCAAGCGAGCTTACGCGCGATGGGCACCAGCAGGTTATCGCCCAGCTTGTAGTAGATCGATACATCCCGCATCTCGGCGTTGCGCTCGGCCACCGTGGGGATTTCCTCCTGCGGCGACTCCGTTTTGGGCACCCCCGCCTTGCAGCCCGCCATACACACGACAGCCAACGCCAGCGGCAGAATGCCACACCATTTCTTCGACATACTCTTCCCCCTCTTTTCGCAAAAGACACGAACTTTGCGTGTTTTCGTTGTCGCTTCATTCTATGTCCTGAAAAAAGGGAGTATGTGCCTCCATTGTATCATATCCGCGCCAGGGCGCATCGGATTTTTCTACATTTGCCCTGCCCCTTTGTGCTATGCGGCGCTTTCGCGTATAATAGAGGCATTGTATGTGAGAAACGAGGGATTGCTATGCCACTTGACGGCGTGATGCTGCGCGCGGTGACGCAGGAGCTTGCCGGCTCCCTGCCCGAGCTGCGCATCGACCGGGTGCTGCAGCCGGAAAAAGACGAGATCGACCTGGTGCTGCGCGGATTTGGCGTGACAAGGCGCCTGGTGCTCTGCGCACACCCGCAGTACGCGCGCATTCATTATTCCGATATCGCCAAGCAGAATCCGCCCCAGCCCCCCATGTTCTGTATGCTGCTGCGCAAACATCTGCAGTCCAGCCGCGTGACAAGCGTGTGCCAGCAGGGGCTCGACCGTGTCGTGACCATGGAGCTGGAGGGCTACACCGAGCTGGGCGAAAAGACCACCCGCCGTCTGGTCATAGAGATCATGGGACGGCATTCCAACATTATATTGGTCGACGCGCAGGGAATGGTCATCGACGCGGTCAAACGCGTGGGCGCCTCCCTTTCGCGCGCGCGCCAGATCCTGCCCGGCCTGGCCTATCAGGCGCCGCCGGGCGATCCCCGCCCCAATCCCTGCGAGATGGACGAGGATGCCTTCGTGGCGCTGCTTCAATCCTGCGCCTCCCTGCGCTTGGAAAAACTGCTCACGAGCCGCCTGCAAGGCGTCTCGCCCGTCACGGCGCGGGAGATCCTGCTGCAGGCAGGCATCACCGACGGCGACAGCGTTGCCGGCGCATTGGACGATGCGCGCCGCGCGGCCCTGCTACAGGCGCTTACGCGCTTTTTTGGGCGGGTGCGCGCCGGCGGCTTTGCCCCTGAAGTGCGCTACGACGCATCCGGCAGCCCGCGCGACGTGCACCCCTTTCCCTATTTAATCGACGCCGCCTGCCAGAGCCGCGTCTTTGCACAGCCCAGCGCGGCGGTGGAGGCATTCTTTCAGGAGCGGGACCACAGCGTGCGCATGCAGCAAAAGAGCGCCAGCCTGCACCACCTACTGCGCACCCAGCTGGAGCGTGGCGAGAAAAAGCTCGCGCTGCAGGTGCAGGAGCTGGCCGACGCGCAGGCGGGCGACGTCTACCGGATACAGGGCGAGCTGCTGAGCGCCTCCCTGCACGAGGTGCCCAAGGGGGCAAGCGAGGCACGCGTCATCGACTACACCGATCCCGCGATGAAGCGCGTATCGATCGCGCTGGACCCCGCACTCTCCCCCGCGCAGAACGTGCAGAAGCTCTTTAAGCGCTATACCAAGGCGCGCTCTGCCTGCGCCACGCTCGAGCAACACATCGAGCGCACCCGCAAAGACATCGCTTACCTGCAGGAGCAGCTCTACAACCTGGAGCAGTGCACCGACGTCTTTGAGCTGGAGGAGGTCCGCCGCGAGCTTGCCGAGGCGGGCGTCGTCAAGCGCGTCTCCCTGCGCAAAAGCCGGGGCAAGGCGCCCAAACCCTCCCAGCCCGAGCGCTTTCTTTCCACCACGGGCTTTCCCATTCTGGTGGGCAAAAACAACGCCCAAAATGACCGCATCACGCGCGCGGCGGAAGGGGATGACCTCTGGCTGCACGTCAAGGATCGCCCCGGCTCCCACGTGATCGTCAAGACGGGCGCGCGGCAGGTGGACGCAGACACCCTGCAGCAGGCGGCAATCCTGGCCGCATACTACAGCACCGCGCGCGCAAGCGCAAACGTGCCTGTGGATTACACCCTGCGCCGCTACGTCAAAAAGCCGGGCGGCGCCGCACCCGGGTATGTGATCTACACCCACCAGAAGACCTGCGTGGCCACGCCCGACGCCGCGCTGTGCAGCGCCCTGCGCGTCACGGAGGATGTGCAGGCGTGACGCGCCCACTTTCCATCGCAAGCGGACATCCGCGCCAAATGCCTTGGCGCGGATGTTTTTTCGCCCGCGCTGCACTTTTGCCCATCTGGCATCAGATTGACAACCCCACACCATTTTCTATATAATATATATAGTATATGTTATATAATCTCTGCCCTGGAGGTGGAACATGGATATTATCCTGTTTAAGCGCCGCTCCCTGGAGCTGATGCGCAGCCTGCGCCGCAAGACAAACGCCGCCCTGCGCGCGCTCTACGAGCCCTATGGGCTGACCGCCATGCAGGCCATGCTGCTGCTGCACCTGGCGCAGAGCGGCCCGCAGAACATCGGCGATCTGGGCAAAACCATGGACATGGCCAGTGGCAATATGTCCAGCCTGTGCAAGCGCCTGGAGCGCGACGGGTACCTGCGGCGCGAGCGGGACAGTAGCGACGAGCGCATCGTCCGCGCCATCGCCACGCAAAAGACGCTGGATATCTTTGGCAGCATCGACCAGACGCTGCACGCGCGCTTTGCCGCCCTGGCCGAGACGCTCAGCGAGGAAGACCTGCAGTGCATCATCGACGGCATCACCAAGCTGGATATGCTGCTGGACAGGCTTCCCCTTACAGATGGAAAGGAGTAGCCGTCCCCCATGAAGGAAGAAAAAAACCATAAAAAGCCGTTTATCTACTACTATGTGCTGGTGCTGCTGGTGGTCATGCTCTTCAATGCGCTGGTTATGCCGTTGTTTAATCGCATGCGCGTCAAGGAAGTGGACTACAGCACGTTTTTGACCATGGTTGAGGAGGGCAAGGTCGCCCAGGTGGAGGAACAGGAGACCAAGCTGGCTTTCACCGCGTCAGACACCGATGACAAAACCATCTACATCACCGGCCTGATGAACGATCCTGAAAGGGTGACCCGTCTGCGCGAGGCGGGCGTCTCGTTCGGCAGGGTGATCCCGCAGGAGAACTCCCCGCTGCTGAACTTTTTGTTGACGTGGATACTGCCCGTTGCCCTGCTGGCGTTTTTAGGCAATCTGTTCATTAAAAACATGCAAAAGCACATGGGCGGAAGCAATGCCATGACCTTTGGCAAGAGCAACGCCAAAGTATACGTATCGGCGCAGACAGGAAAAACCTTTGCGGACGTAGCGGGGCAGGACGAAGCCAAGGAAGCGCTTACGGAGATTGTAGACTTTTTGCATAACCCCGCCCGCTACACCGCCATAGGCGCGGCCATGCCCAAGGGCGCGCTGCTTGTGGGGCCTCCAGGCACCGGCAAAA
Above is a window of Maliibacterium massiliense DNA encoding:
- a CDS encoding GerMN domain-containing protein; this encodes MSKKWCGILPLALAVVCMAGCKAGVPKTESPQEEIPTVAERNAEMRDVSIYYKLGDNLLVPIARKLAWDGDIAQEALSKLVSNAENMADASTLGVTTTLPENTQVGVAVAGGIAKVDLTGAQCSDAIAERTMVDSVASTLLAMPNVEVVQFTVDKQHVAMLPNGTPVGDPITSVDVNLESMEQAVSAGTNTARMQVYFSDTTGNMIVPVTRMVAGTPSLKSAMNELKRGPLDTASLKAVLPQDCKVLGAELDGDTAVINLSGAFTQNRTRGEVKNSAQAIIWTCMQFDDCLDVVLQVEGNPLGEDVMGESLPTFLNRAEDRFGVKSILDQEPLPDIEPLEDVRK
- a CDS encoding NFACT RNA binding domain-containing protein, with amino-acid sequence MPLDGVMLRAVTQELAGSLPELRIDRVLQPEKDEIDLVLRGFGVTRRLVLCAHPQYARIHYSDIAKQNPPQPPMFCMLLRKHLQSSRVTSVCQQGLDRVVTMELEGYTELGEKTTRRLVIEIMGRHSNIILVDAQGMVIDAVKRVGASLSRARQILPGLAYQAPPGDPRPNPCEMDEDAFVALLQSCASLRLEKLLTSRLQGVSPVTAREILLQAGITDGDSVAGALDDARRAALLQALTRFFGRVRAGGFAPEVRYDASGSPRDVHPFPYLIDAACQSRVFAQPSAAVEAFFQERDHSVRMQQKSASLHHLLRTQLERGEKKLALQVQELADAQAGDVYRIQGELLSASLHEVPKGASEARVIDYTDPAMKRVSIALDPALSPAQNVQKLFKRYTKARSACATLEQHIERTRKDIAYLQEQLYNLEQCTDVFELEEVRRELAEAGVVKRVSLRKSRGKAPKPSQPERFLSTTGFPILVGKNNAQNDRITRAAEGDDLWLHVKDRPGSHVIVKTGARQVDADTLQQAAILAAYYSTARASANVPVDYTLRRYVKKPGGAAPGYVIYTHQKTCVATPDAALCSALRVTEDVQA
- a CDS encoding MarR family transcriptional regulator, with the protein product MDIILFKRRSLELMRSLRRKTNAALRALYEPYGLTAMQAMLLLHLAQSGPQNIGDLGKTMDMASGNMSSLCKRLERDGYLRRERDSSDERIVRAIATQKTLDIFGSIDQTLHARFAALAETLSEEDLQCIIDGITKLDMLLDRLPLTDGKE